One window from the genome of Drosophila albomicans strain 15112-1751.03 chromosome 2L, ASM965048v2, whole genome shotgun sequence encodes:
- the LOC117565799 gene encoding importin subunit beta isoform X2, with the protein MTADITRQLIVILEKTVSPDKNELLSAKNYLEQAAGSNLPEFLKALAKILVETTNSAVARMAAGLQLKNHLMSKDEKINQQYQERWHQFPEETRELIKNNILAALGTENTRPSCAAQCVAYVAVIELPINRWSILIQTLVNKVVNEGSSEMHREAALEAIGYICQDIRYGVLENQSNQVLTAIIHGMRKQEPSNHVRLAATTALHNSLEFTKSNFERDMERNFIMEVVCEATQCTDTQICVAALQCLVKIMSLYYSYMEPYMAQALFPITLEAMKSDNDAVALQGIEFWSNVNDEEIDLAIESQEATDQGRAPQRVSKHYSRGALQYLTPVLVEKLTKQDECDDEDTWSPAKASSVCLMLLATCCEDDIVPHVLPFIKENIESPNWRYRDAAVMTFGSVLNGLEINTLKPLVEQAMPTLIRLMYDSSVIVRDTTAWTFGRICDIIPEAAINKTYLQTLLECFVKSLKSEPRVAANVCWAFIGLSEAAYEAAAAVDGETPETYALSPYFEFIVTQLLETTDRSDGAQANLRGAAYEALMDMIKNSPLDCYLIVQRTTIVILERLNQVMMMESHITNHSDRHQFNDLQSLLCATLQSVLRKVREADAPQISDAIMAALLTMFSSNAGKSGGVQEDAFLAVSTLVELLGMQFAKYMPAFKDFLIMGLKNHQEYQVCCASVGLTGDICRALKQMVVPYCDEIMSVLMNDLAEPNLHRSVKPQILSAFGDMALSIGSPFLKYLNVVLDMLRAASNLQVDASTYDMSEYIQELRESVLEAYTGIIQGLKGVDQTPNADVFHMEPHLVPIIEFIKRIAQEREVSDSMMASAAGFIGDLCTSFGPRLYPLLDDAVITQFLAEGKRSKGPRTKMLCAWAAKEIKKINSQIQHIIKFVYVINNFDKNGLG; encoded by the exons ATGACTGCGGACATAACGAGGCAATTGATTGTTATTCTGGAAAAGACCGTTTCACCAG ataAAAATGAACTGCTATCGGCAAAGAATTACCTGGAACAGGCGGCCGGCAGCAATCTTCCCGAGTTCCTCAAGGCGCTGGCAAAAATTCTGGTCGAAACGACAAACAGCGCAGTGGCGCGCATGGCTGCCGGTCTGCAGCTCAAGAATCATTTGATGAGCAAGGATGAGAAGATCAATCAGCAATATCAGGAGCGCTGGCATCAGTTCCCCGAGGAAACCCGCGAGCTCATCAAGAATAAT ATCCTTGCCGCCTTGGGCACAGAAAATACGCGACCCTCATGCGCCGCACAATGTGTCGCCTATGTGGCGGTTATCGAGTTGCCCATCAATCGCTGGAGCATTCTCATACAAACGCTGGTCAACAAGGTCGTCAACGAGGGTTCTAGCGAAATGCATCGCGAGGCTGCACTGGAAGCCATTGGTTATATTTGCCAGGACATACGCTATGGTGTGTTGGAGAATCAATCCAATCAGGTGCTCACGGCTATTATCCACGGCATGCGAAAACAGGAGCCCAGCAATCATGTACGCTTAGCTGCTACGACAGCATTGCACAATTCTTTGGAGTTTACCAAATCAAATTTCGAGCGTGACATGGAACGCAACTTCATAATGGAGGTGGTGTGCGAAGCGACACAGTGCACGGACACACAGATATGTGTGGCCGCTCTGCAATGTCTGGTGAAGATCATGTCGCTATATTACTCGTACATGGAGCCCTACATGGCCCAAGCCTTGTTTCCCATTACGCTGGAGGCAATGAAGTCGGACAACGATGCTGTCGCTCTACAGGGCATTGAGTTCTGGTCGAATGTCAACGATGAAGAGATTGATCTGGCCATCGAGAGTCAGGAGGCCACCGATCAAGGGCGTGCTCCACAACGTGTATCGAAACATTATTCACGCGGAGCTTTGCAGTATTTAACGCCTGTACTCGTGGAGAAGTTGACCAAGCAAGATGAGTGCGACGACGAGGACACATGGAGTCCGGCGAAGGCTTCCTCGGTTTGCCTAATGCTGTTGGCTACTTGTTGCGAGGATGACATTGTGCCACATGTCTTGCCATTCATCAAAGAGAACATTGAGTCGCCTAATTGGCGTTATCGTGATGCAGCCGTCATGACCTTTGGCTCGGTGCTCAACGGGCTGGAGATCAATACACTGAAACCACTGGTTGAGCAGGCGATGCCAACGCTCATTCGTCTGATGTACGATTCCAGCGTCATTGTGCGCGACACCACGGCCTGGACCTTTGGACGCATTTGCGAT aTCATACCCGAGGCAGCCATCAACAAGACCTATTTGCAAACGTTGCTCGAATGTTTTGTGAAGAGTTTGAAGTCGGAGCCGCGTGTGGCCGCCAATGTTTGTTGGGCCTTCATTGGTCTGTCGGAGGCAGCATACGAAGCCGCAGCTGCCGTTGATGGCGAGACACCAGAGACATATGCGCTGTCGCCATACTTTGAATTCATTGTCACCCAACTGCTGGAGACTACAGATCGCTCGGATGGAGCTCAGGCCAATTTGCGTGGCGCTGCCTATGAGGCGCTTATGGATATGATAAAGAATTCGCCGCTCGATTGTTATTTGATTGTGCAGCGCACCACGATTGTCATTCTGGAGCGTCTTAATCAAGTGATGATGATGGAATCGCACATTACCAATCACAGTGATCGCCATCAATTCAATGACTTGCAATCCCTGCTCTGTGCCACACTCCAGAGTGTGTTGCGCAAGGTACGTGAGGCAGATGCCCCGCAAATTTCGGACGCCATCATGGCTGCACTGTTGACCATGTTCAGCTCGAATGCTGGCAAGTCGGGTGGTGTGCAGGAGGATGCTTTTCTGGCGGTCTCCACGCTCGTTGAGCTGTTGGGCATGCAGTTTGCCAAGTATATGCCTGCGTTCAAGGACTTCCTCATCATGGGACTGAAGAATCACCAGGAGTATCAAGTGTGCTGCGCCTCCGTGGGTCTCACTGGTGACATTTGCCGCGCCCTCAAACAAATGGTGGTGCCCTATTGCGATGAAATTATGTCTGTGCTAATGAACGATTTGGCTGAGCCCAATTTGCATCGCAGCGTCAAGCCGCAGATCTTGTCGGCCTTTGGTGACATGGCATTGAGCATAGGCAGCCCGTTTCTCAAGTATTTGAATGTCGTGCTGGATATGTTGCGCGCTGCATCTAACTTGCAG GTTGATGCTTCCACTTACGACATGAGCGAGTATATTCAGGAGTTGCGCGAGAGCGTACTGGAGGCCTATACCGGCATCATTCAGGGTCTCAAGGGCGTCGATCAAACGCCCAATGCGGATGTGTTCCACATGGAACCCCATCTAGTGccaattattgaatttattaagcGCATTGCACAAGAACGAGAAGTCTCCGATTCGATGATGGCCAGCGCCGCTGGATTCATTGGTGATTTGTGCACTTCGTTTGGACCACGTCTCTATCCATTGTTGGACGATGCGGTTATTACACAATTCCTGGCCGAAGGCAAGCGGTCGAAGGGACCGCGCACTAAAATGCTTTGCGCCTGGGCTGCCAAGGAAATCAAGAAGATTAACAGCCAG ATTCAACATATCATAAAATTCGTTTACGTTATCAACAACTTTGACAAG AATGGATTAGGATAA
- the LOC117565799 gene encoding importin subunit beta isoform X1 has product MTADITRQLIVILEKTVSPDKNELLSAKNYLEQAAGSNLPEFLKALAKILVETTNSAVARMAAGLQLKNHLMSKDEKINQQYQERWHQFPEETRELIKNNILAALGTENTRPSCAAQCVAYVAVIELPINRWSILIQTLVNKVVNEGSSEMHREAALEAIGYICQDIRYGVLENQSNQVLTAIIHGMRKQEPSNHVRLAATTALHNSLEFTKSNFERDMERNFIMEVVCEATQCTDTQICVAALQCLVKIMSLYYSYMEPYMAQALFPITLEAMKSDNDAVALQGIEFWSNVNDEEIDLAIESQEATDQGRAPQRVSKHYSRGALQYLTPVLVEKLTKQDECDDEDTWSPAKASSVCLMLLATCCEDDIVPHVLPFIKENIESPNWRYRDAAVMTFGSVLNGLEINTLKPLVEQAMPTLIRLMYDSSVIVRDTTAWTFGRICDIIPEAAINKTYLQTLLECFVKSLKSEPRVAANVCWAFIGLSEAAYEAAAAVDGETPETYALSPYFEFIVTQLLETTDRSDGAQANLRGAAYEALMDMIKNSPLDCYLIVQRTTIVILERLNQVMMMESHITNHSDRHQFNDLQSLLCATLQSVLRKVREADAPQISDAIMAALLTMFSSNAGKSGGVQEDAFLAVSTLVELLGMQFAKYMPAFKDFLIMGLKNHQEYQVCCASVGLTGDICRALKQMVVPYCDEIMSVLMNDLAEPNLHRSVKPQILSAFGDMALSIGSPFLKYLNVVLDMLRAASNLQVDASTYDMSEYIQELRESVLEAYTGIIQGLKGVDQTPNADVFHMEPHLVPIIEFIKRIAQEREVSDSMMASAAGFIGDLCTSFGPRLYPLLDDAVITQFLAEGKRSKGPRTKMLCAWAAKEIKKINSQIQHIIKFVYVINNFDKVNLSKQYYYYCTQHI; this is encoded by the exons ATGACTGCGGACATAACGAGGCAATTGATTGTTATTCTGGAAAAGACCGTTTCACCAG ataAAAATGAACTGCTATCGGCAAAGAATTACCTGGAACAGGCGGCCGGCAGCAATCTTCCCGAGTTCCTCAAGGCGCTGGCAAAAATTCTGGTCGAAACGACAAACAGCGCAGTGGCGCGCATGGCTGCCGGTCTGCAGCTCAAGAATCATTTGATGAGCAAGGATGAGAAGATCAATCAGCAATATCAGGAGCGCTGGCATCAGTTCCCCGAGGAAACCCGCGAGCTCATCAAGAATAAT ATCCTTGCCGCCTTGGGCACAGAAAATACGCGACCCTCATGCGCCGCACAATGTGTCGCCTATGTGGCGGTTATCGAGTTGCCCATCAATCGCTGGAGCATTCTCATACAAACGCTGGTCAACAAGGTCGTCAACGAGGGTTCTAGCGAAATGCATCGCGAGGCTGCACTGGAAGCCATTGGTTATATTTGCCAGGACATACGCTATGGTGTGTTGGAGAATCAATCCAATCAGGTGCTCACGGCTATTATCCACGGCATGCGAAAACAGGAGCCCAGCAATCATGTACGCTTAGCTGCTACGACAGCATTGCACAATTCTTTGGAGTTTACCAAATCAAATTTCGAGCGTGACATGGAACGCAACTTCATAATGGAGGTGGTGTGCGAAGCGACACAGTGCACGGACACACAGATATGTGTGGCCGCTCTGCAATGTCTGGTGAAGATCATGTCGCTATATTACTCGTACATGGAGCCCTACATGGCCCAAGCCTTGTTTCCCATTACGCTGGAGGCAATGAAGTCGGACAACGATGCTGTCGCTCTACAGGGCATTGAGTTCTGGTCGAATGTCAACGATGAAGAGATTGATCTGGCCATCGAGAGTCAGGAGGCCACCGATCAAGGGCGTGCTCCACAACGTGTATCGAAACATTATTCACGCGGAGCTTTGCAGTATTTAACGCCTGTACTCGTGGAGAAGTTGACCAAGCAAGATGAGTGCGACGACGAGGACACATGGAGTCCGGCGAAGGCTTCCTCGGTTTGCCTAATGCTGTTGGCTACTTGTTGCGAGGATGACATTGTGCCACATGTCTTGCCATTCATCAAAGAGAACATTGAGTCGCCTAATTGGCGTTATCGTGATGCAGCCGTCATGACCTTTGGCTCGGTGCTCAACGGGCTGGAGATCAATACACTGAAACCACTGGTTGAGCAGGCGATGCCAACGCTCATTCGTCTGATGTACGATTCCAGCGTCATTGTGCGCGACACCACGGCCTGGACCTTTGGACGCATTTGCGAT aTCATACCCGAGGCAGCCATCAACAAGACCTATTTGCAAACGTTGCTCGAATGTTTTGTGAAGAGTTTGAAGTCGGAGCCGCGTGTGGCCGCCAATGTTTGTTGGGCCTTCATTGGTCTGTCGGAGGCAGCATACGAAGCCGCAGCTGCCGTTGATGGCGAGACACCAGAGACATATGCGCTGTCGCCATACTTTGAATTCATTGTCACCCAACTGCTGGAGACTACAGATCGCTCGGATGGAGCTCAGGCCAATTTGCGTGGCGCTGCCTATGAGGCGCTTATGGATATGATAAAGAATTCGCCGCTCGATTGTTATTTGATTGTGCAGCGCACCACGATTGTCATTCTGGAGCGTCTTAATCAAGTGATGATGATGGAATCGCACATTACCAATCACAGTGATCGCCATCAATTCAATGACTTGCAATCCCTGCTCTGTGCCACACTCCAGAGTGTGTTGCGCAAGGTACGTGAGGCAGATGCCCCGCAAATTTCGGACGCCATCATGGCTGCACTGTTGACCATGTTCAGCTCGAATGCTGGCAAGTCGGGTGGTGTGCAGGAGGATGCTTTTCTGGCGGTCTCCACGCTCGTTGAGCTGTTGGGCATGCAGTTTGCCAAGTATATGCCTGCGTTCAAGGACTTCCTCATCATGGGACTGAAGAATCACCAGGAGTATCAAGTGTGCTGCGCCTCCGTGGGTCTCACTGGTGACATTTGCCGCGCCCTCAAACAAATGGTGGTGCCCTATTGCGATGAAATTATGTCTGTGCTAATGAACGATTTGGCTGAGCCCAATTTGCATCGCAGCGTCAAGCCGCAGATCTTGTCGGCCTTTGGTGACATGGCATTGAGCATAGGCAGCCCGTTTCTCAAGTATTTGAATGTCGTGCTGGATATGTTGCGCGCTGCATCTAACTTGCAG GTTGATGCTTCCACTTACGACATGAGCGAGTATATTCAGGAGTTGCGCGAGAGCGTACTGGAGGCCTATACCGGCATCATTCAGGGTCTCAAGGGCGTCGATCAAACGCCCAATGCGGATGTGTTCCACATGGAACCCCATCTAGTGccaattattgaatttattaagcGCATTGCACAAGAACGAGAAGTCTCCGATTCGATGATGGCCAGCGCCGCTGGATTCATTGGTGATTTGTGCACTTCGTTTGGACCACGTCTCTATCCATTGTTGGACGATGCGGTTATTACACAATTCCTGGCCGAAGGCAAGCGGTCGAAGGGACCGCGCACTAAAATGCTTTGCGCCTGGGCTGCCAAGGAAATCAAGAAGATTAACAGCCAG ATTCAACATATCATAAAATTCGTTTACGTTATCAACAACTTTGACAAGGTTAATTTGtctaaacaatattattattattgtactcAACACATTTAA
- the LOC117565799 gene encoding importin subunit beta isoform X3: protein MTADITRQLIVILEKTVSPDKNELLSAKNYLEQAAGSNLPEFLKALAKILVETTNSAVARMAAGLQLKNHLMSKDEKINQQYQERWHQFPEETRELIKNNILAALGTENTRPSCAAQCVAYVAVIELPINRWSILIQTLVNKVVNEGSSEMHREAALEAIGYICQDIRYGVLENQSNQVLTAIIHGMRKQEPSNHVRLAATTALHNSLEFTKSNFERDMERNFIMEVVCEATQCTDTQICVAALQCLVKIMSLYYSYMEPYMAQALFPITLEAMKSDNDAVALQGIEFWSNVNDEEIDLAIESQEATDQGRAPQRVSKHYSRGALQYLTPVLVEKLTKQDECDDEDTWSPAKASSVCLMLLATCCEDDIVPHVLPFIKENIESPNWRYRDAAVMTFGSVLNGLEINTLKPLVEQAMPTLIRLMYDSSVIVRDTTAWTFGRICDIIPEAAINKTYLQTLLECFVKSLKSEPRVAANVCWAFIGLSEAAYEAAAAVDGETPETYALSPYFEFIVTQLLETTDRSDGAQANLRGAAYEALMDMIKNSPLDCYLIVQRTTIVILERLNQVMMMESHITNHSDRHQFNDLQSLLCATLQSVLRKVREADAPQISDAIMAALLTMFSSNAGKSGGVQEDAFLAVSTLVELLGMQFAKYMPAFKDFLIMGLKNHQEYQVCCASVGLTGDICRALKQMVVPYCDEIMSVLMNDLAEPNLHRSVKPQILSAFGDMALSIGSPFLKYLNVVLDMLRAASNLQVDASTYDMSEYIQELRESVLEAYTGIIQGLKGVDQTPNADVFHMEPHLVPIIEFIKRIAQEREVSDSMMASAAGFIGDLCTSFGPRLYPLLDDAVITQFLAEGKRSKGPRTKMLCAWAAKEIKKINSQCDGICYMDSV, encoded by the exons ATGACTGCGGACATAACGAGGCAATTGATTGTTATTCTGGAAAAGACCGTTTCACCAG ataAAAATGAACTGCTATCGGCAAAGAATTACCTGGAACAGGCGGCCGGCAGCAATCTTCCCGAGTTCCTCAAGGCGCTGGCAAAAATTCTGGTCGAAACGACAAACAGCGCAGTGGCGCGCATGGCTGCCGGTCTGCAGCTCAAGAATCATTTGATGAGCAAGGATGAGAAGATCAATCAGCAATATCAGGAGCGCTGGCATCAGTTCCCCGAGGAAACCCGCGAGCTCATCAAGAATAAT ATCCTTGCCGCCTTGGGCACAGAAAATACGCGACCCTCATGCGCCGCACAATGTGTCGCCTATGTGGCGGTTATCGAGTTGCCCATCAATCGCTGGAGCATTCTCATACAAACGCTGGTCAACAAGGTCGTCAACGAGGGTTCTAGCGAAATGCATCGCGAGGCTGCACTGGAAGCCATTGGTTATATTTGCCAGGACATACGCTATGGTGTGTTGGAGAATCAATCCAATCAGGTGCTCACGGCTATTATCCACGGCATGCGAAAACAGGAGCCCAGCAATCATGTACGCTTAGCTGCTACGACAGCATTGCACAATTCTTTGGAGTTTACCAAATCAAATTTCGAGCGTGACATGGAACGCAACTTCATAATGGAGGTGGTGTGCGAAGCGACACAGTGCACGGACACACAGATATGTGTGGCCGCTCTGCAATGTCTGGTGAAGATCATGTCGCTATATTACTCGTACATGGAGCCCTACATGGCCCAAGCCTTGTTTCCCATTACGCTGGAGGCAATGAAGTCGGACAACGATGCTGTCGCTCTACAGGGCATTGAGTTCTGGTCGAATGTCAACGATGAAGAGATTGATCTGGCCATCGAGAGTCAGGAGGCCACCGATCAAGGGCGTGCTCCACAACGTGTATCGAAACATTATTCACGCGGAGCTTTGCAGTATTTAACGCCTGTACTCGTGGAGAAGTTGACCAAGCAAGATGAGTGCGACGACGAGGACACATGGAGTCCGGCGAAGGCTTCCTCGGTTTGCCTAATGCTGTTGGCTACTTGTTGCGAGGATGACATTGTGCCACATGTCTTGCCATTCATCAAAGAGAACATTGAGTCGCCTAATTGGCGTTATCGTGATGCAGCCGTCATGACCTTTGGCTCGGTGCTCAACGGGCTGGAGATCAATACACTGAAACCACTGGTTGAGCAGGCGATGCCAACGCTCATTCGTCTGATGTACGATTCCAGCGTCATTGTGCGCGACACCACGGCCTGGACCTTTGGACGCATTTGCGAT aTCATACCCGAGGCAGCCATCAACAAGACCTATTTGCAAACGTTGCTCGAATGTTTTGTGAAGAGTTTGAAGTCGGAGCCGCGTGTGGCCGCCAATGTTTGTTGGGCCTTCATTGGTCTGTCGGAGGCAGCATACGAAGCCGCAGCTGCCGTTGATGGCGAGACACCAGAGACATATGCGCTGTCGCCATACTTTGAATTCATTGTCACCCAACTGCTGGAGACTACAGATCGCTCGGATGGAGCTCAGGCCAATTTGCGTGGCGCTGCCTATGAGGCGCTTATGGATATGATAAAGAATTCGCCGCTCGATTGTTATTTGATTGTGCAGCGCACCACGATTGTCATTCTGGAGCGTCTTAATCAAGTGATGATGATGGAATCGCACATTACCAATCACAGTGATCGCCATCAATTCAATGACTTGCAATCCCTGCTCTGTGCCACACTCCAGAGTGTGTTGCGCAAGGTACGTGAGGCAGATGCCCCGCAAATTTCGGACGCCATCATGGCTGCACTGTTGACCATGTTCAGCTCGAATGCTGGCAAGTCGGGTGGTGTGCAGGAGGATGCTTTTCTGGCGGTCTCCACGCTCGTTGAGCTGTTGGGCATGCAGTTTGCCAAGTATATGCCTGCGTTCAAGGACTTCCTCATCATGGGACTGAAGAATCACCAGGAGTATCAAGTGTGCTGCGCCTCCGTGGGTCTCACTGGTGACATTTGCCGCGCCCTCAAACAAATGGTGGTGCCCTATTGCGATGAAATTATGTCTGTGCTAATGAACGATTTGGCTGAGCCCAATTTGCATCGCAGCGTCAAGCCGCAGATCTTGTCGGCCTTTGGTGACATGGCATTGAGCATAGGCAGCCCGTTTCTCAAGTATTTGAATGTCGTGCTGGATATGTTGCGCGCTGCATCTAACTTGCAG GTTGATGCTTCCACTTACGACATGAGCGAGTATATTCAGGAGTTGCGCGAGAGCGTACTGGAGGCCTATACCGGCATCATTCAGGGTCTCAAGGGCGTCGATCAAACGCCCAATGCGGATGTGTTCCACATGGAACCCCATCTAGTGccaattattgaatttattaagcGCATTGCACAAGAACGAGAAGTCTCCGATTCGATGATGGCCAGCGCCGCTGGATTCATTGGTGATTTGTGCACTTCGTTTGGACCACGTCTCTATCCATTGTTGGACGATGCGGTTATTACACAATTCCTGGCCGAAGGCAAGCGGTCGAAGGGACCGCGCACTAAAATGCTTTGCGCCTGGGCTGCCAAGGAAATCAAGAAGATTAACAGCCAG TGTGATGGAATATGTTATATGGATAGTGTCTGA
- the LOC117565799 gene encoding importin subunit beta isoform X4: MTADITRQLIVILEKTVSPDKNELLSAKNYLEQAAGSNLPEFLKALAKILVETTNSAVARMAAGLQLKNHLMSKDEKINQQYQERWHQFPEETRELIKNNILAALGTENTRPSCAAQCVAYVAVIELPINRWSILIQTLVNKVVNEGSSEMHREAALEAIGYICQDIRYGVLENQSNQVLTAIIHGMRKQEPSNHVRLAATTALHNSLEFTKSNFERDMERNFIMEVVCEATQCTDTQICVAALQCLVKIMSLYYSYMEPYMAQALFPITLEAMKSDNDAVALQGIEFWSNVNDEEIDLAIESQEATDQGRAPQRVSKHYSRGALQYLTPVLVEKLTKQDECDDEDTWSPAKASSVCLMLLATCCEDDIVPHVLPFIKENIESPNWRYRDAAVMTFGSVLNGLEINTLKPLVEQAMPTLIRLMYDSSVIVRDTTAWTFGRICDIIPEAAINKTYLQTLLECFVKSLKSEPRVAANVCWAFIGLSEAAYEAAAAVDGETPETYALSPYFEFIVTQLLETTDRSDGAQANLRGAAYEALMDMIKNSPLDCYLIVQRTTIVILERLNQVMMMESHITNHSDRHQFNDLQSLLCATLQSVLRKVREADAPQISDAIMAALLTMFSSNAGKSGGVQEDAFLAVSTLVELLGMQFAKYMPAFKDFLIMGLKNHQEYQVCCASVGLTGDICRALKQMVVPYCDEIMSVLMNDLAEPNLHRSVKPQILSAFGDMALSIGSPFLKYLNVVLDMLRAASNLQVDASTYDMSEYIQELRESVLEAYTGIIQGLKGVDQTPNADVFHMEPHLVPIIEFIKRIAQEREVSDSMMASAAGFIGDLCTSFGPRLYPLLDDAVITQFLAEGKRSKGPRTKMLCAWAAKEIKKINSQVIAQ; this comes from the exons ATGACTGCGGACATAACGAGGCAATTGATTGTTATTCTGGAAAAGACCGTTTCACCAG ataAAAATGAACTGCTATCGGCAAAGAATTACCTGGAACAGGCGGCCGGCAGCAATCTTCCCGAGTTCCTCAAGGCGCTGGCAAAAATTCTGGTCGAAACGACAAACAGCGCAGTGGCGCGCATGGCTGCCGGTCTGCAGCTCAAGAATCATTTGATGAGCAAGGATGAGAAGATCAATCAGCAATATCAGGAGCGCTGGCATCAGTTCCCCGAGGAAACCCGCGAGCTCATCAAGAATAAT ATCCTTGCCGCCTTGGGCACAGAAAATACGCGACCCTCATGCGCCGCACAATGTGTCGCCTATGTGGCGGTTATCGAGTTGCCCATCAATCGCTGGAGCATTCTCATACAAACGCTGGTCAACAAGGTCGTCAACGAGGGTTCTAGCGAAATGCATCGCGAGGCTGCACTGGAAGCCATTGGTTATATTTGCCAGGACATACGCTATGGTGTGTTGGAGAATCAATCCAATCAGGTGCTCACGGCTATTATCCACGGCATGCGAAAACAGGAGCCCAGCAATCATGTACGCTTAGCTGCTACGACAGCATTGCACAATTCTTTGGAGTTTACCAAATCAAATTTCGAGCGTGACATGGAACGCAACTTCATAATGGAGGTGGTGTGCGAAGCGACACAGTGCACGGACACACAGATATGTGTGGCCGCTCTGCAATGTCTGGTGAAGATCATGTCGCTATATTACTCGTACATGGAGCCCTACATGGCCCAAGCCTTGTTTCCCATTACGCTGGAGGCAATGAAGTCGGACAACGATGCTGTCGCTCTACAGGGCATTGAGTTCTGGTCGAATGTCAACGATGAAGAGATTGATCTGGCCATCGAGAGTCAGGAGGCCACCGATCAAGGGCGTGCTCCACAACGTGTATCGAAACATTATTCACGCGGAGCTTTGCAGTATTTAACGCCTGTACTCGTGGAGAAGTTGACCAAGCAAGATGAGTGCGACGACGAGGACACATGGAGTCCGGCGAAGGCTTCCTCGGTTTGCCTAATGCTGTTGGCTACTTGTTGCGAGGATGACATTGTGCCACATGTCTTGCCATTCATCAAAGAGAACATTGAGTCGCCTAATTGGCGTTATCGTGATGCAGCCGTCATGACCTTTGGCTCGGTGCTCAACGGGCTGGAGATCAATACACTGAAACCACTGGTTGAGCAGGCGATGCCAACGCTCATTCGTCTGATGTACGATTCCAGCGTCATTGTGCGCGACACCACGGCCTGGACCTTTGGACGCATTTGCGAT aTCATACCCGAGGCAGCCATCAACAAGACCTATTTGCAAACGTTGCTCGAATGTTTTGTGAAGAGTTTGAAGTCGGAGCCGCGTGTGGCCGCCAATGTTTGTTGGGCCTTCATTGGTCTGTCGGAGGCAGCATACGAAGCCGCAGCTGCCGTTGATGGCGAGACACCAGAGACATATGCGCTGTCGCCATACTTTGAATTCATTGTCACCCAACTGCTGGAGACTACAGATCGCTCGGATGGAGCTCAGGCCAATTTGCGTGGCGCTGCCTATGAGGCGCTTATGGATATGATAAAGAATTCGCCGCTCGATTGTTATTTGATTGTGCAGCGCACCACGATTGTCATTCTGGAGCGTCTTAATCAAGTGATGATGATGGAATCGCACATTACCAATCACAGTGATCGCCATCAATTCAATGACTTGCAATCCCTGCTCTGTGCCACACTCCAGAGTGTGTTGCGCAAGGTACGTGAGGCAGATGCCCCGCAAATTTCGGACGCCATCATGGCTGCACTGTTGACCATGTTCAGCTCGAATGCTGGCAAGTCGGGTGGTGTGCAGGAGGATGCTTTTCTGGCGGTCTCCACGCTCGTTGAGCTGTTGGGCATGCAGTTTGCCAAGTATATGCCTGCGTTCAAGGACTTCCTCATCATGGGACTGAAGAATCACCAGGAGTATCAAGTGTGCTGCGCCTCCGTGGGTCTCACTGGTGACATTTGCCGCGCCCTCAAACAAATGGTGGTGCCCTATTGCGATGAAATTATGTCTGTGCTAATGAACGATTTGGCTGAGCCCAATTTGCATCGCAGCGTCAAGCCGCAGATCTTGTCGGCCTTTGGTGACATGGCATTGAGCATAGGCAGCCCGTTTCTCAAGTATTTGAATGTCGTGCTGGATATGTTGCGCGCTGCATCTAACTTGCAG GTTGATGCTTCCACTTACGACATGAGCGAGTATATTCAGGAGTTGCGCGAGAGCGTACTGGAGGCCTATACCGGCATCATTCAGGGTCTCAAGGGCGTCGATCAAACGCCCAATGCGGATGTGTTCCACATGGAACCCCATCTAGTGccaattattgaatttattaagcGCATTGCACAAGAACGAGAAGTCTCCGATTCGATGATGGCCAGCGCCGCTGGATTCATTGGTGATTTGTGCACTTCGTTTGGACCACGTCTCTATCCATTGTTGGACGATGCGGTTATTACACAATTCCTGGCCGAAGGCAAGCGGTCGAAGGGACCGCGCACTAAAATGCTTTGCGCCTGGGCTGCCAAGGAAATCAAGAAGATTAACAGCCAGGTTATTGCTCAGTAA